Proteins encoded in a region of the Elusimicrobiota bacterium genome:
- the pilT_3 gene encoding Twitching mobility protein yields MSDLLLMMVQKRASDLHLTSGTTPMLRVDGQIIPTPYEKLTPDICQRLIYSLLTDQQRQTFEGKSELDLSFGIKGVGRVRMNVFRQRGSVCAALRSIPSTFMTFQELGLPDVVYEVVTRPRGLVLVTGPTGSGKSTTLASMIDYINDNRNGHIMTIEDPIEYIHHHKKCIVNQREIGQDTSSYPSALKYVLRQDPDIILIGEMRDLETIQAAITIAETGHLVFATLHTNDAKSTINRIIDVFPAHQQPQVRNQLSLVLKAVFTQSLIPHSNGTGRVLATEILIITSAIENLIREGKVEQMPMLMQTGGKFGMQTFNQALADLVSKRKITQKQAIEHSSDPEELIKLINQRMGVGKI; encoded by the coding sequence ATGAGTGACCTCCTCTTAATGATGGTTCAAAAAAGAGCCTCGGACCTGCACCTTACGTCAGGGACAACGCCCATGCTTCGCGTCGACGGTCAGATTATTCCAACTCCGTATGAAAAATTAACTCCTGACATCTGCCAACGATTGATTTATTCATTGCTCACTGACCAACAAAGGCAAACTTTTGAAGGAAAAAGTGAATTGGATCTTTCATTTGGGATCAAAGGAGTGGGCCGCGTTCGTATGAATGTTTTTCGGCAACGCGGCAGCGTGTGTGCCGCTCTTCGTTCTATTCCCTCCACTTTTATGACATTTCAAGAATTGGGCCTCCCAGATGTGGTTTATGAAGTAGTGACCCGGCCCCGTGGATTGGTTCTCGTCACGGGTCCCACGGGTTCGGGAAAATCCACCACGTTGGCCTCCATGATCGACTATATCAATGATAATCGTAATGGCCACATCATGACCATTGAGGATCCCATTGAGTACATTCATCACCATAAAAAATGCATTGTGAACCAACGTGAAATTGGTCAGGATACTTCCAGTTATCCTTCAGCTTTGAAATATGTACTCAGACAGGATCCGGATATTATCCTCATTGGAGAAATGCGCGACTTGGAGACCATTCAAGCCGCGATCACCATCGCTGAAACAGGTCACCTGGTGTTCGCCACACTCCACACCAATGATGCGAAATCGACCATCAACCGAATCATTGACGTTTTTCCAGCTCACCAACAACCCCAAGTACGCAATCAACTCTCCCTTGTTCTCAAGGCTGTTTTTACACAATCATTAATCCCCCACTCCAATGGAACCGGACGTGTATTGGCCACCGAAATTCTTATTATTACATCGGCAATCGAGAATTTGATTCGAGAAGGGAAAGTGGAACAGATGCCCATGTTAATGCAAACAGGGGGAAAGTTTGGTATGCAGACTTTCAATCAGGCTCTGGCGGATTTGGTTAGCAAACGGAAAATCACTCAAAAACAAGCCATCGAACATTCATCGGATCCAGAAGAACTCATCAAACTCATCAATCAGAGAATGGGTGTCGGTAAAATTTAG
- the epsF gene encoding Type II secretion system protein F, whose amino-acid sequence MLTGGITEGVIQANDQKAAVDQLRGQKLMPLEIVESTPSIFEKLKVLSPFKPHVQPKELVLFSRQLSTLVSAGVPLVQGLTILEEQVESKLFKSIVHTIREDIESGQSITDALRKHPNAFEELYVSMIKAGEVGGILDVILDRLSAYLEAAENLKGKVKGAMMYPLVVSIIAGSVTLFLLMGVIPTFSAIFASFGSELPAITQFLIDLSFGLRKFWYLVLGAPVVGFILLKQYRKTEIGQRNLDEISLKLPVFGILLKKVAVAKFTRTLGTLIKSGVPILQALETVAKTAGNKVIEIAIMTARESVKEGERIAIQLKKANIFPPMVIQMVAIGEETGNLDTMLSKIADFYDQEVDNAVKALTSMIEPIIIVVMGLVIGFIVIAMFLPMFELGSLAGKA is encoded by the coding sequence ATGTTGACGGGGGGAATTACCGAAGGCGTCATCCAAGCCAACGACCAAAAAGCAGCCGTGGACCAACTCCGTGGGCAAAAGTTAATGCCGCTAGAAATCGTGGAATCAACACCTTCCATTTTTGAAAAACTCAAGGTTCTTTCACCCTTCAAACCCCATGTGCAACCAAAAGAACTGGTCCTTTTTTCCCGCCAACTTTCCACCCTTGTTTCAGCTGGAGTTCCCCTGGTGCAAGGTCTTACCATCCTTGAGGAACAAGTGGAGAGTAAATTGTTCAAAAGCATCGTTCACACCATTCGTGAGGATATTGAATCAGGCCAATCGATTACCGATGCGCTCAGGAAACATCCCAATGCCTTTGAAGAACTCTACGTGTCCATGATCAAAGCCGGCGAGGTCGGCGGTATTTTGGATGTTATCTTAGACCGATTATCCGCCTATTTGGAGGCCGCAGAAAACTTAAAAGGAAAAGTTAAAGGCGCCATGATGTACCCCTTGGTGGTGAGCATCATTGCCGGAAGTGTCACACTCTTCTTGTTAATGGGGGTTATTCCAACCTTTTCCGCTATTTTCGCGAGTTTCGGTTCAGAACTTCCTGCCATCACTCAATTTCTCATTGACTTGTCGTTTGGCCTTCGAAAATTTTGGTATTTGGTCCTGGGAGCGCCCGTGGTCGGGTTCATTCTCTTAAAACAATATCGAAAGACCGAAATTGGCCAGAGAAACCTAGACGAAATTTCTTTAAAACTCCCTGTTTTTGGGATACTTCTAAAAAAAGTTGCCGTCGCGAAATTTACCCGAACCTTGGGAACTCTTATCAAGTCCGGTGTTCCCATTTTGCAAGCTCTTGAAACTGTTGCTAAAACCGCAGGAAATAAAGTCATTGAAATCGCGATTATGACCGCCAGAGAATCCGTCAAAGAAGGTGAACGAATTGCTATCCAACTCAAAAAAGCCAATATTTTTCCTCCCATGGTTATCCAAATGGTCGCGATTGGGGAAGAAACAGGGAACCTGGATACCATGCTTTCAAAAATCGCCGATTTCTATGATCAAGAAGTGGACAACGCTGTTAAAGCTCTCACTTCCATGATTGAACCAATCATTATTGTCGTGATGGGTTTGGTGATTGGATTTATTGTCATCGCAATGTTCTTGCCGATGTTCGAACTGGGCAGCTTGGCCGGAAAAGCTTAA
- the outO gene encoding Type 4 prepilin-like proteins leader peptide-processing enzyme has translation MDFLLILFLSLEFGSFANVCIARWPVGKSILQPIRSHCPWCEHKISWWQNIPLVSFVMLKGRCGHCRSAIAWRYPVTEILTPLVWLTGLIGIRHSQLITSIPFFLLSGIFFFTLIVATATDLDWKIIPDESTYTLIFASIAFSPWNSFLFTTNQMNLIPFFNSLVSGFLIAIPTGIFAWLGKKLIGKETLGGGDLKLLFGFGCFLGWESGLTILLMASLIGTTIVLAFLALKKMKRSQYFPFGPFLTLSALIEFHLRCKNISLLDLALHSKIFSL, from the coding sequence ATGGATTTTCTTCTAATTCTATTTTTAAGTTTGGAATTCGGCAGTTTTGCCAATGTGTGCATTGCCCGCTGGCCTGTTGGGAAATCAATCCTTCAGCCTATTCGCTCACATTGCCCCTGGTGTGAACACAAAATTTCCTGGTGGCAAAATATCCCTTTGGTAAGTTTTGTGATGCTGAAAGGTCGTTGTGGCCATTGTCGATCGGCCATTGCCTGGAGGTATCCGGTCACAGAAATTCTGACCCCTCTAGTATGGCTAACCGGTTTGATTGGAATTCGACATTCTCAATTAATCACTTCCATTCCCTTCTTTCTTTTGTCCGGTATATTTTTTTTTACACTGATAGTCGCCACTGCCACAGACTTGGATTGGAAAATTATTCCTGATGAATCAACCTATACTCTCATTTTCGCCTCCATCGCTTTTTCTCCTTGGAATTCCTTTTTGTTCACCACCAATCAAATGAATCTTATCCCGTTCTTTAATAGTTTGGTTTCAGGATTTCTCATCGCAATCCCCACAGGGATATTCGCATGGTTGGGAAAAAAACTTATTGGGAAAGAAACTCTTGGCGGAGGGGACCTGAAATTGCTTTTTGGTTTCGGGTGTTTTTTGGGGTGGGAAAGTGGACTCACCATATTATTGATGGCTTCGCTCATTGGAACAACGATTGTTTTGGCGTTTTTGGCTTTAAAAAAAATGAAGAGAAGCCAATATTTCCCCTTTGGCCCCTTTTTAACTCTCTCCGCCCTGATTGAATTTCATCTTCGATGTAAAAATATATCTCTCCTCGACCTTGCCCTTCACTCTAAAATTTTTTCGTTGTGA
- the ftsA_1 gene encoding Cell division protein FtsA — translation MKLDIKNLKMPSLSFLKSKETLGIDLGSTSLKIVQISNRKLVRWAYKELNIKDAGPETQAQDRMAALTELLKSFMSEEKGAPKVGSISVSGNSVIVRYVKLTKSTRSELEKTIQFEAEPYIPFAIPEVNMGFHILGDVVEDGQPKMETVLVAAKKELVDQRLSVLNSAGVRPIVVDVDAFALESAYALSQGPQANQETVLLVNIGANVTTMIIMENGSSKVVRDVFIAGNSINKSLQRIFDCSFEESEKLKRKGQILVTPDEKEATLAQDDQDSLQISNTIVTVMKDLVAEIQRSLDFFLSQNPERQVNRIILCGGACAITGLDRYFSHELKVNVELFDPFMGLSGQNLPDPQLRPAFAVAVGLATRREKDI, via the coding sequence ATGAAGCTTGACATCAAGAACCTCAAGATGCCTTCTCTTTCATTTCTGAAATCGAAAGAAACATTGGGCATTGATCTGGGCTCCACCTCCCTTAAGATCGTTCAAATCTCCAATCGAAAATTGGTTCGCTGGGCCTATAAAGAACTCAATATCAAGGATGCGGGGCCGGAAACACAAGCGCAAGACCGAATGGCGGCTCTTACAGAGTTGCTTAAGTCCTTTATGTCTGAAGAAAAAGGCGCCCCCAAAGTGGGATCGATTTCAGTCAGCGGGAACTCTGTGATTGTTCGTTATGTCAAACTCACGAAATCAACCCGAAGCGAGTTGGAAAAAACCATCCAATTTGAAGCCGAACCCTATATCCCTTTCGCCATTCCAGAAGTCAATATGGGTTTTCACATTTTGGGCGATGTGGTTGAAGATGGTCAACCCAAAATGGAAACCGTTCTGGTGGCCGCTAAAAAAGAATTGGTGGACCAAAGATTGAGTGTTTTGAATTCTGCTGGAGTTCGTCCTATTGTTGTTGATGTGGATGCCTTTGCTCTTGAAAGCGCTTATGCTCTTTCACAAGGCCCGCAAGCCAATCAGGAAACAGTTTTACTTGTGAATATTGGCGCCAATGTAACAACCATGATCATTATGGAAAACGGATCTTCCAAGGTTGTCCGGGATGTGTTCATTGCTGGAAATTCAATCAACAAATCATTGCAGAGAATTTTCGATTGCTCTTTCGAAGAGTCTGAAAAACTCAAGAGAAAGGGACAAATTCTGGTCACTCCTGATGAAAAGGAAGCCACCTTGGCTCAAGATGACCAAGATTCACTACAAATTTCCAATACCATTGTGACCGTCATGAAAGATTTGGTGGCTGAAATCCAACGATCTCTTGACTTTTTTCTTTCTCAAAATCCAGAACGCCAAGTGAACCGTATTATTCTTTGTGGAGGAGCCTGCGCGATCACAGGCTTGGATCGATATTTTTCCCATGAACTTAAAGTAAATGTTGAATTATTTGATCCCTTTATGGGGCTTTCCGGACAAAATCTTCCTGATCCGCAGCTTCGCCCCGCTTTTGCTGTGGCAGTGGGTTTGGCCACGAGAAGGGAGAAAGACATTTGA